The Salvelinus sp. IW2-2015 unplaced genomic scaffold, ASM291031v2 Un_scaffold4690, whole genome shotgun sequence genome contains a region encoding:
- the ctc1 gene encoding CST complex subunit CTC1, whose translation MESFMDNFRERSEVEREWLQELFVFVRDNLYPVLGPSTGSVSPEQLSLAMIRRVERAVGSSCARSLPLSYRLISVSELVTWQRTPCCSNLTWSTAQHREWVREAEQALPNHEALPRANLLLIGCLSDGCDPEWSCDGAWRVRDATGTVHCELLSPSPLWLGLPVLFPCWNYIPQPAPGKDQEVEERGYLELVGCPLPLTSDPEMTFNPAGVNLKRSVGVREAAGLIQHRVRGLRVKVYGEVSGVYPRLNIAGKSFFCLRLREGRHTLPFHCCVT comes from the exons ATGGAATCATTCATGGATAActtcagagagaggagtgaagtg GAACGGGAGTGGCTGCAAGAGCTATTCGTGTTCGTGAGGGACAATCTGTACCCGGTTCTCGGTCCATCCACCGGTAGTGTTTCCCCGGAACAGCTCTCTTTAGCCATGATACGGAGAGTGGAACGGGCGGTGGGGTCCTCGTGTGCCCGGTCTCTGCCGCTCAGTTACAG GCTCATCTCCGTATCCGAGCTGGTTACCTGGCAACGCACACCCTGCTGTAGCAACCTGACCTGGAGCACCGCTCAGCACAGAGAATGGGTCCGGGAGGCGGAGCAGGCTCTGCCCAATCACGAGGCTTTGCCGCGTGCCAACCTGTTGCTGATAGGCTGTCTCAGTGATGGGTGTGACCCAGAGTGGTCATGTGACGGAGCGTGGCGTGTGAGGGACGCCACCGGGACCGTGCACTGTGAG CTACTgagcccctcccctctctggcTGGGCCTGCCCGTTCTCTTCCCCTGCTGGAACTACATCCCCCAGCCTGCACCGGGGAAGGACCaggaagtggaggagaggggctACCTGGAGCTGGTTGGCTGTCCCctacccctgacctctgaccctgagaTGACCTTTAACCCTGCAGGGGTCAACCTGAAGAGATCTGTGGGGGTCAGAGAAGCTGCAGGACTGATACAGCACAG ggtgcGAGGCCTTCGTGTGAAGGTGTATGGGGAGGTTTCTGGAGTATATCCTCGACTGAACATCGCAGGGAAGTCCTTCTTCTGTCTCCGTCTGAGAGAGGGACGACACACACTACCATTCCATTGCTGCGTCACTG